The nucleotide window TCGTCTATCAGGACCCGCTCAGCTCGTTCGACCCGCGCTGGTCCGTCGGCCGGGTCCTCGCCGACGCGCTCGCGACCGCCGCCCGGCCGCCGAGTTCGAGGGCGGAGGCGCGCGAGCGCTCCGTACGCCTGCTCGAACAGGTCGGCCTCCACGAGCGGCACCTGAGCGCGGCGCCGCTGCGCCTGTCCGGCGGGCAGCGGCAGCGGGTCGCCATCGCCCGGGCGCTGGCGCCGCAGCCGTCGATCCTGGTCTGCGACGAGCCCGCCTCGGCGCTCGACGTCTCGGTGCAGGCGCAGGTGCTGGACCTGCTCACCGACCTACAGGACGAGCTCGGCGTGAGCTACCTGTTCATCTCCCACGACCTGGGGGTCATCCATCACATGAGCGACCGGATCCTGGTCATGAAGGACGGCCGGGTCGTCGAGCACGGCACCGCCGCCGACGTCTTCGAACGGCCGCAGCACCCGTACACGCGCCGGCTGCTCACCGCCGTGCCGCGGCTGGGGTCGGCGTGACGAGCCCCGGGACGCTGGCGCCCAGCGCCGTTCCGCGGCTCGCGCCGGCCGAGGCGGTCACGCTCGCCGCGGGGCTCGCCGCCGGCTTCGCCCGCGACGCGGCCGAGCGCGACGCGCACCGCGTCCTCCCGCTGGCCGCGCTGGACCTGCTCAGCGGGTCCGGCCTGCTGGCGATCACCATTCCCACCCGGTACGGCGGTGCCGGCCTGCCCGTGGAGACCGTCGTCGAGGTGATCCGGCTGCTGTCGGCCGCCGACCCGAACATCGGCCAGATCCCGCACAGCCACTTCGTCTACGTCAACCAGCTACGCCTGCAAGGCACCGAGGCGCAGCAGCGGCGGCTGTTCGGCGAGGTGCTCGCCGGCCGGCGCTTCGGCAACGCGCAGTCCGAGGCCGGCACCAAGCACGTGCGCGACATCCGGACCACGCTGACCGCCGCCGCGCCCGGGCACTGGCGGCTCAACGGCGACAAGTTCTACGCCACGGGCGCGCTGCTGGCGCACCGGATCCCGGTGCTGGCACACCTGGGTCTCGACGGCCCGCTGCACGTCGCCTGGGTGGACCGGCACGCCGAGGGCGTCGAGGTCGTCGACGACTGGAACGGCCTGGGCCAGCGGACCACCGCCAGCGGCTCCGTGCTGCTGCGCGACGTCGCGGTGCCCGACGAGCTCATCACGCCGTTCGCGGTCACCTTCGACGGCCCGCAGACCTACGGCGCGTTCGCGCAGGTGCTGCACGCGGCGATCGACGCCGGCATCGCCCGCGCGGCGCTCACCGACGCCGCGGCGTTCGTGCGCGAGAAGAGCCGCCCCCACCCGGACGCGAAGGTGGAGCGGGCCGCCGACGATCCCCTCGTGGTGCGGGCGTTCGGGGAGATCGAGCTGGCCGTGCGGGGGTCCGAGGCGCTGCTGGGCGAGGCGGCCCGGGCCATCGACCGGGCCGACGGCGACCTGACGGCGGATTCCGCGACCGCCGCGTCCCTCGCCGTCGCCGCGGCGCGGGCGGCCACCACACACGCGGCCCTCGAGGCGAGCAGCCGGCTGTTCGAGGTGGCCGGCACCCGCTCCGCCGCCGCCGGGCTCGGCCTGGACCGGCACTGGCGCAACGCCCGCACGCACACCCTCCATGATCCCGCCGCCTGGAAGATCCAGCACCTCGGACGCTGGGCCGTCGACGGAACCCCACCCCCCAACCACGGACAGGTGTGAGCCATGACCGATCTGAAGTTCCACTGGTTCCTGCCCACCAACGGCGGCGACGGCCGAAACATCGTCGGCGGCGGACACGGCACCCCGGCCGGCTCGGGCGGGCGGCCCGCCTCGGTCGCCTACCTCGGCCAGATCGCCCGGTCGGCCGAGCAGCTCGGCTTCGAGGCGGCGCTGACACCGACCGGCGCCTGGTGCGAGGACGCCTGGATCACCACCGCGATGCTGAGCAGCGTCTCCGAGCGGCTGAAGTTCCTCGTGGCGTTCCGGCCCGGCCTGGTGTCGCCGTTCCTTGCCGCGCAGATGGCCGGCACCTTCCAGAACCTCTCCGGCGGCCGGTTGCTGCTCAACGTGGTCACCGGCGGCGAGAGCCACGAGCAGCGGATGTACGGCGACCACCTGGACAAGGACGCCCGCTACGAGCGCTGCGGCGAGTTCCTCGACATCGTCCGCGCGCTGTGGTCGGGCAAGCCCGTCGAGGTCGAGGGCAAGTACTACCACCTGTCCGACGCGGTCCTGTCCCAGCGCCCCGATCCGCTGCCGGGCGTCTACTTCGGCGGGTCGTCGCCCGCGGCGCTCGACGTGGCGGCCCGGCACGCCGACGTCTACCTGACCTGGGGCGAGCCGCCCGCCGCCGTCGGCGAGAAGGTGCGCCGGGTGCGTGAGCTCGCCGAGCGGCAGGGCCGGGACCCCGCCTTCGGCCTGCGGGTGCACACCATCGCCCGGGACACCGCCGAGGAGGCCTGGGCCGAGGCCGGCCGGCTGCTGGCCGGCATCTCCGACGAGCAGATCCGCGAGGTGCAGGCCGGGCTGCGCCGCAGCGAGTCCGAGGGCCAGCGGCGGATGCTCGACCTCAACGGCGGCTCCCGGGACTCGCTGGAGATCCATCCGAACCTGTGGGCCGGCGTCGGGCTGGTGCGCGGCGGCGCCGGCACCGCGCTGGTCGGCAGCCACCGGCAGATCGCGGACCTCGTCGAGCAGTACGTCGAGGTGGGCGTCACGGAGTTCGTGCTATCCGGGTACCCGCACCTCGAGGAGGCGTACCGCTTCGGCGAGGGCGTGCTGCCCGAGCTGTCCCGCCGCGGGCTCTGGCGGCATCCGGCGCCCGGCCGGCAGGCGGCCGCCGCCGTGCCGTTCGGCGCCGCCCCGACCGCGGGGGCGGGTGCCGCGTGACCACCCTGCGCACCAACCAGGACCTGTCGCACGAGCGGCTGCGCGAGGTCTTCGGCATCTTCCCCAGCGGCGTGGTGGCCGTCGCCGCCCTCGTCAACGGGGTGCCGGTCGGCCTGGCGGCGAGCTCGTTCACCTCGGTGAGCCTCGATCCGCCCCTGGTGTCGTTCTCCATCGCCAACAGGTCGAAGACGTGGCCCGACCTGCGCCGCGCGGAGCAGCTCGGCGTCACCATCCTGGCCGACCACCACTCCGCGGTGGCGCGCCAGCTGGCCGGCGCCGTCGACCGGCGGTTCGACGGGCTGTCGCTGACCGCGTCGGCGCAGGGCGCGGTCACCCTCGACGACGGCCTGGCCCAGTTCGACACCACCGTCCACGACGAGGTGCTCGCCGGCGACCACACCATCGTGCTGCTGCGCCTGCGCGCGGTCCGCCACGCCGGGCGGGCCGACCCCTCGCCGCTGGTCTTCCACCGCAGCCGGTTCGGCCGTCTTCAGCCCGGCTGATCCTCGCCGCCGGTCGGATCGGCTCCTCGCCGCCGGTCAGATCAGCCCGAGCTCGCGGGCCCGGCGGATCGCCTCGCCGCGCCGGGTCGCCGCCAGCTTGCGCAGCACGCCGCGGATGTGCGTCCGGACGGTGTTCACGGACACGAACATCGCCTGGGCGATCTCCTCGGTGGAACGCAGCTGGCTGAGGTATCCGAGCACCTCGCCCTCCCGGGCGGTCAGGGCCTCGAAGACCGGGGCCGTTGCCGTCGGCGGCGCCGCCTCGGCGGTGCCGAGCCAGGCGTGCCGCTCGGCGAGCGCCGGCTCCTCCCGGAGCAGGCGGCGCACCGGGGCGGGCGCCTCCAGCAGCGACCGGCGCAGCCGCTCGGGCTTCGCCGCCCGCAGCGCCCGCAGCAGGGCCTGGTGCGCGCGATCGGGGTTGTTGTCGGCCAGCTCCGCGCCGGTCGTGATGAGCCAGCAGTCGACGCGCACGTCGAGGGGCAGGCGCGGGCTGCGCAGCAGGGCCGCCACGCGATCGCGGGCGGTGCGGCCGTCGCCCGCGGCCAGCGCCGCGCTCGCCTGTGCGAGCACGTGGCGCGGGGTGCGGCCGCCCGGCCCGGGTGGCCGGCCGGCGTCGAGCAGGGAGTCACGGGCGACCCGGAGCACCTCGGCCAGCCAGGGTGGCCACGGGCCGGCCCGCGGGTGCGGGCGCTGTTCGAGGGCGTCGACGGCCTGCGCCAGCTGGCCGTGCGGGGCCGGCGACTGTTCACGCCGACCGAGGTCGCCCTCTGCATCCTGATCGTGGCCGCCGGAATCACCGGCGTCGTCGGCCTCTGGACCGGTTTCATCGCCATCTGACGCGACAGGGGATCGATTGCGTCTACCTCGACCGGGCATCGGCCGGGGCGAAGGCGACGATCTTCTCCAGGAGGGCCTTGGTGAAGACGCGGCCGCCGCCGACGGCGACGTCGCCGACGCTGGGCCGGCCCCAGATCCGGACCCGGCTCAGTACGGCGCCGTTCGAGGCGCGCATCGCGATCAGGTACGCCGCGCCGCGCCGGGTCGGCGATTGCTGGAAGTAGACGACGCCGCCGTCGACGGTGAGCGTCGTCCGTGGATGGATCGCGCTCCACCAGCGGCGGCGGCCCGTCAGGTCGTAGGCCGCGAGGCGCTGCCCCGAGGTCGTGAAGATCCCGTATCGGCTGGGGTAGGCGGCGGTGTATCCGGCGTCCTCGCCGGCCCACGCCGGGCTGCCGTCCGTGACCCGGTAGGCCCGCAGCGAGCCGTCCGCGACGTAGGCGTGCGTGTCGTCCACCGCGATGCCGCCGCCCTCGGCGGGCCGCGACCACAGCCGCTCGCCGGTGCCGGTGTCGAGGACGGTCAACGTGTCGGTCCGCACGGCCACCTGGCCGGCGGCGGCGGCGAGCTTGAGGTATCCGCCGGGCAACCGGTACGACCAGGCCGGGCGCCCGTCGTCGGCATGCCAGGCGAAGACGGTGTTGTGGTCGCACTCGACGTCGCACCCGGACTTGGACGCGGTGATCAGGTAGGCGCCCGCCCGCAGCGGCGGATGCGGGAACAGCTCGCCGGGCTGGTTCCGGCTCCACAGCACCCGGCCGTCCGGGTGGAAGGCCCACAGCCGCGTCTCCTCGCGGAAGGTGGTGACGAAGAGCGAGCGCCCGTCCGCGACCGGCGGATACCCGGCGATCGACTCGACCGCGCCGGTGGCGAACGGCAGGCGCCGCCCGGTGCCGGCATCGCGGCGCACCACCCGGATGAGCGAACGGAGCTTCTCCGGGTCGGCGACGCCCTCGACGTGGTAGGTCGAGCCGGCCAGATAGACCGGCGCGGTCTGAATACCCGCGGCGGCGGGACCGGCGGCCCAGGCCAGGCGCAGCCGGGCGGCTCCGGCGGCGTCGGGCCCGGTGGCCGGAGCCGCACCGGCGGGTGCGGCTCCGGCGACGAGGGTCAGGCAGGCGACGGCCGCCGCCGCGATCTTGTACATGGTCGTAGGATCGCCGCCCGCGCGGGAAACGACCCGAGGGCGCGCGGGGCGGTCACCCGGGGAGGTGCCGATCGTTGACGAAACGGCCCGGCCGGTGGTGGACGAAGGCGGGGGTGTCGCCCAGGCCGAGGGCGCCGGCGTCGGCCTGGAGGTGCCGGGCGGTGGCGGCGGCGTCCCAGCGGCCGGTGACCGCGCGGTGCTCGACGGCCCGGACGGCGGCGATGATCTCGCTCGGGGTGAAGGCGCAGTGGCCGCGGCGGTTCACGTAGGCCTGGCGCAGCAGTCCGCGGTCGCCGGCCGCGCGCACCTGGCGGGCGTACCGCTCCTCGACCTCGACGGGTGCGAGCTGGTCGTAGAGGGTGTGCATTGTCAGGTTCGGCAC belongs to Amorphoplanes digitatis and includes:
- a CDS encoding SfnB family sulfur acquisition oxidoreductase, translated to MTSPGTLAPSAVPRLAPAEAVTLAAGLAAGFARDAAERDAHRVLPLAALDLLSGSGLLAITIPTRYGGAGLPVETVVEVIRLLSAADPNIGQIPHSHFVYVNQLRLQGTEAQQRRLFGEVLAGRRFGNAQSEAGTKHVRDIRTTLTAAAPGHWRLNGDKFYATGALLAHRIPVLAHLGLDGPLHVAWVDRHAEGVEVVDDWNGLGQRTTASGSVLLRDVAVPDELITPFAVTFDGPQTYGAFAQVLHAAIDAGIARAALTDAAAFVREKSRPHPDAKVERAADDPLVVRAFGEIELAVRGSEALLGEAARAIDRADGDLTADSATAASLAVAAARAATTHAALEASSRLFEVAGTRSAAAGLGLDRHWRNARTHTLHDPAAWKIQHLGRWAVDGTPPPNHGQV
- a CDS encoding LLM class flavin-dependent oxidoreductase is translated as MTDLKFHWFLPTNGGDGRNIVGGGHGTPAGSGGRPASVAYLGQIARSAEQLGFEAALTPTGAWCEDAWITTAMLSSVSERLKFLVAFRPGLVSPFLAAQMAGTFQNLSGGRLLLNVVTGGESHEQRMYGDHLDKDARYERCGEFLDIVRALWSGKPVEVEGKYYHLSDAVLSQRPDPLPGVYFGGSSPAALDVAARHADVYLTWGEPPAAVGEKVRRVRELAERQGRDPAFGLRVHTIARDTAEEAWAEAGRLLAGISDEQIREVQAGLRRSESEGQRRMLDLNGGSRDSLEIHPNLWAGVGLVRGGAGTALVGSHRQIADLVEQYVEVGVTEFVLSGYPHLEEAYRFGEGVLPELSRRGLWRHPAPGRQAAAAVPFGAAPTAGAGAA
- a CDS encoding flavin reductase family protein — encoded protein: MTTLRTNQDLSHERLREVFGIFPSGVVAVAALVNGVPVGLAASSFTSVSLDPPLVSFSIANRSKTWPDLRRAEQLGVTILADHHSAVARQLAGAVDRRFDGLSLTASAQGAVTLDDGLAQFDTTVHDEVLAGDHTIVLLRLRAVRHAGRADPSPLVFHRSRFGRLQPG
- a CDS encoding helix-turn-helix transcriptional regulator, with the translated sequence MLRVARDSLLDAGRPPGPGGRTPRHVLAQASAALAAGDGRTARDRVAALLRSPRLPLDVRVDCWLITTGAELADNNPDRAHQALLRALRAAKPERLRRSLLEAPAPVRRLLREEPALAERHAWLGTAEAAPPTATAPVFEALTAREGEVLGYLSQLRSTEEIAQAMFVSVNTVRTHIRGVLRKLAATRRGEAIRRARELGLI
- a CDS encoding outer membrane protein assembly factor BamB family protein, yielding MYKIAAAAVACLTLVAGAAPAGAAPATGPDAAGAARLRLAWAAGPAAAGIQTAPVYLAGSTYHVEGVADPEKLRSLIRVVRRDAGTGRRLPFATGAVESIAGYPPVADGRSLFVTTFREETRLWAFHPDGRVLWSRNQPGELFPHPPLRAGAYLITASKSGCDVECDHNTVFAWHADDGRPAWSYRLPGGYLKLAAAAGQVAVRTDTLTVLDTGTGERLWSRPAEGGGIAVDDTHAYVADGSLRAYRVTDGSPAWAGEDAGYTAAYPSRYGIFTTSGQRLAAYDLTGRRRWWSAIHPRTTLTVDGGVVYFQQSPTRRGAAYLIAMRASNGAVLSRVRIWGRPSVGDVAVGGGRVFTKALLEKIVAFAPADARSR